The segment CGCTTGTCACTCAAGTAGAAATTGCGGGTTGGTTTAAAAATTTACCGACGGCGCAAGCGTTCAATAGCAGACTTCAAGCTGATGCGCATACGCTCCAGCGATTCGGCCAACTGACCTATTTCGTCTGAACCACCCACGGCAATGGATTCATCCAGTTCGCCAAGACTGATTCGATTTGAGGCTTCAGTCAGCAGAATGATGGGCTGGGTGAGACGTTGCGAGAAATAGAACGCCGCAAAAATGGCCAGTCCGAGAACGACCACAAAAATCGCCACGATGATCAAGAGCACACGATTGATAACCGCGCTGAACCAGCTTTCCTTGATGGCAACCCCTACATAACCAACATTTTTGCCATCTGGATCCTTGAGCGGCATAAACGCTGATTTGTAGTCAATGTCGTAGATGTTGTCTGTTCCGGCCAATGGGCGATCAATCAGAAGTTCGCGTTTAATCTGGAGACCAACCGCTGATTTTCCGCTATCTGAAGGGAAATTGGCTGAAATGATGGTTTTGGTGTCATTGAGAACGGCGGCGGCGGCTTCACTTGGCAGATCCGAATACATTGCCTCTTTGATTTCCCCTGAGATCGAGCGATCCTGTTTGGCATTGTCGAGCAAGATCCCCGCGATCACCAGCCCGAGCGAACGCTCACCAGCCAGGATCGGGGCAGCTCCTTCAATCGCCAATCCGGAAGCACCGGGCTTGACCAGTTGTGAATCCAGTTCCAGTGATTTCAACGCTTCGGCATCAACCCGCACGGATCCACCCAGGGCTGCATCAGCAAACTGATTGGCGTCCAGGTTGTTTTTCGATTTCAGCACCAGCGGATCTTCAAGCTTGGAT is part of the Acidobacteriota bacterium genome and harbors:
- a CDS encoding HAMP domain-containing protein, translated to MKLNIRNKLIIFAALLVFTPLALSAIAILLQVKGSIEDNAKKNIEKDARLAEKIYKGRQQIIKEIAQNLAQAISAENLLESAQTPSNPTTKTTAAAPASAATTAQQSQLRGKKRIQELMTQRQDQVDFLIVTDKSGKVLLTNKGEPKGNESKLEDPLVLKSKNNLDANQFADAALGGSVRVDAEALKSLELDSQLVKPGASGLAIEGAAPILAGERSLGLVIAGILLDNAKQDRSISGEIKEAMYSDLPSEAAAAVLNDTKTIISANFPSDSGKSAVGLQIKRELLIDRPLAGTDNIYDIDYKSAFMPLKDPDGKNVGYVGVAIKESWFSAVINRVLLIIVAIFVVVLGLAIFAAFYFSQRLTQPIILLTEASNRISLGELDESIAVGGSDEIGQLAESLERMRISLKSAIERLRRR